Proteins encoded in a region of the Effusibacillus lacus genome:
- a CDS encoding IucA/IucC family protein, whose amino-acid sequence MLETLDSSRNIQQVELDEEELKILSYIRNERPDLEELFLTNIDRGRKGILHRLLQAIVRENLAGISNRLTWSDPGNTIQIHLSGDRILLVPVRQRHSLARFDLAGDVILLNQGQPEIIEHPVHLLELLKEEGIVQDEDGEKRFLRFCQEVRNSAANYALALVGAELRKRELVAKAKESGAETSLEWVCQQEAEDEMFSPLEFYEQWVVDGHPLHPGAKIKMGLDVADVIKFSPEWGAHPEVALAAVAKSVCKVNSLEGKNPSDILYEEYPGLQAHVANQLRERGLDENGYELIPIHPWQFKHTIPTLYSEAIRKNEIVLIPDFRIRTAALMSFRSLAPVKKKNEGKHHIKTAVNIQTTGAVRTISPNSAENGPKISRILKDIQARESHFEGRFVILEERVTAYYSPSEETLTQEERRVLGANLATILRENPETRVQRGEISMPGSALLAVSPISGKPVAAELIEQFADVNGIADLETAAVSFIKKYSEVALPGFLTIVSRYGISLEGHLQNSVPVFRNGELVRMIVRDFGGIRILPERLVKQGFEAVFYPGSATITDDVQDMRNIICYSVIQNHFGELIAAIVRWLGIKERNLWEPVIEICRTIYRQLKNDPIIEQQAAEDEKVLFQQTIDLKAMATMRLLGDISHNTFAKVPNPLAEIAGGMQ is encoded by the coding sequence TTGCTCGAAACACTTGATAGTTCGAGGAATATCCAACAAGTTGAGTTGGATGAGGAAGAGTTGAAGATTCTGTCATACATACGCAATGAGCGGCCGGATCTCGAAGAGTTGTTCCTGACTAACATAGACCGGGGCAGAAAGGGAATTCTTCATCGCCTTCTGCAAGCGATAGTCCGAGAAAATCTTGCCGGGATTTCGAACCGGTTAACATGGAGCGATCCAGGAAATACGATTCAAATCCACCTCTCCGGCGACCGGATTTTGTTGGTTCCTGTCAGGCAGAGACATTCTCTGGCAAGATTTGACCTGGCTGGGGATGTAATTCTGCTGAATCAGGGACAACCGGAGATAATAGAACATCCGGTTCACCTGTTGGAACTGTTAAAGGAAGAAGGCATTGTTCAAGACGAAGACGGAGAGAAACGCTTTCTCCGCTTCTGTCAGGAAGTGCGGAACAGTGCGGCCAACTATGCACTGGCACTGGTTGGAGCCGAACTGAGGAAGCGTGAATTGGTCGCCAAGGCAAAGGAATCCGGTGCTGAAACGTCGTTAGAATGGGTATGCCAGCAGGAAGCGGAAGACGAGATGTTCAGTCCACTGGAGTTTTATGAGCAGTGGGTGGTGGACGGACATCCCCTTCACCCGGGAGCGAAGATTAAAATGGGGCTTGATGTGGCAGATGTCATCAAATTTTCTCCGGAATGGGGAGCGCATCCGGAAGTCGCATTAGCAGCAGTTGCGAAGAGTGTTTGTAAGGTGAATTCCCTGGAAGGCAAAAATCCTTCTGATATCCTGTATGAAGAATATCCCGGTTTGCAAGCGCACGTGGCGAACCAGCTGCGAGAGAGGGGATTGGATGAGAACGGGTATGAACTGATACCAATCCACCCCTGGCAGTTTAAACATACAATACCCACTCTTTACAGTGAGGCAATCCGTAAAAATGAGATTGTGTTGATTCCGGACTTCCGCATTCGAACGGCGGCGCTCATGTCATTCCGGTCATTGGCTCCTGTTAAGAAGAAAAATGAGGGAAAACATCACATAAAGACAGCCGTTAACATTCAGACAACCGGCGCTGTTCGTACAATCTCGCCCAACTCGGCGGAAAACGGTCCGAAAATCTCCCGAATTCTGAAAGACATTCAAGCCAGAGAGAGCCATTTTGAAGGCCGGTTCGTGATCCTGGAAGAGAGAGTCACTGCTTATTACAGTCCATCTGAGGAGACTCTTACTCAGGAGGAACGCCGGGTTCTGGGCGCGAATCTGGCAACCATATTGCGTGAAAATCCGGAAACCCGTGTGCAACGGGGGGAGATCTCGATGCCCGGTTCCGCTCTGTTGGCTGTATCTCCAATTAGCGGCAAGCCGGTTGCGGCAGAATTGATCGAACAATTTGCCGACGTTAACGGTATTGCCGATTTGGAAACTGCGGCTGTTTCCTTCATAAAAAAATATTCTGAAGTCGCTCTGCCCGGATTTTTGACAATTGTGAGCCGTTATGGAATCAGCCTGGAAGGCCACTTGCAAAACAGTGTTCCCGTATTCCGGAACGGTGAGCTTGTTCGGATGATTGTGAGAGATTTCGGCGGGATCCGGATTTTGCCGGAAAGACTGGTAAAGCAGGGATTCGAGGCCGTTTTTTATCCCGGATCCGCAACGATCACTGATGACGTGCAGGATATGAGAAACATCATCTGTTACTCCGTTATCCAAAATCACTTTGGGGAACTGATTGCCGCCATAGTTCGCTGGCTGGGGATCAAAGAACGAAACCTCTGGGAGCCGGTTATTGAGATATGCCGCACAATCTACCGCCAACTGAAGAATGATCCCATAATCGAGCAACAGGCTGCGGAAGACGAGAAGGTTCTTTTTCAACAGACTATCGATTTGAAGGCGATGGCGACCATGCGCTTGCTCGGGGATATAAGCCACAACACGTTCGCGAAAGTTCCAAATCCTTTGGCGGAGATCGCGGGAGGGATGCAATAA
- a CDS encoding YbaK/EbsC family protein, whose translation MPLNRVRDFVKKFDPELEPIVFDQEMKTSMEAANVLGVEVGQIAKSILFQSGETFGLFVAAGDVRINTKTVKSLLGKNPRMTSPETVERITGFRVGAVCPFALAADIPIYIDPSLSRYDVVYTAAGIPESLLPITFEKLVQITNGTLIPATCEDTKS comes from the coding sequence ATGCCTCTCAATCGTGTTCGCGATTTTGTCAAAAAGTTTGACCCTGAGTTGGAACCGATTGTGTTTGATCAAGAGATGAAGACTTCCATGGAAGCAGCAAACGTGTTAGGAGTGGAAGTTGGGCAGATTGCCAAATCGATTCTTTTTCAATCGGGAGAGACTTTTGGGCTCTTCGTTGCGGCGGGGGATGTTCGAATTAACACCAAAACCGTCAAATCGTTACTTGGCAAAAATCCAAGAATGACGTCACCGGAGACAGTCGAAAGAATAACGGGATTTCGGGTGGGAGCCGTTTGTCCGTTTGCTTTAGCTGCCGACATACCCATTTACATTGATCCATCGCTGAGCAGATATGATGTTGTATACACAGCAGCAGGTATACCCGAATCCCTATTACCGATAACTTTTGAAAAACTTGTTCAAATAACAAATGGCACATTGATTCCTGCTACATGTGAAGATACAAAATCATAG
- a CDS encoding MFS transporter, producing the protein MAQVEVQYPNQPRFALHSRSFRIFMAGSLLSRVGDWMDLVALNWAVLQFTNSPLHLGLINACRLVPTFLLSVPAGVMADRYDRRKLLIWLQVGIMLLTFCIAYLMAIGSPFWLFAAVVTLRSILTAMDPPIRNALIPNLVPETSMASAIAINTTVINLSRIVGPAIAGALLAVMKIETVFWISAWSVAAVLLSLMVIRPESDRDVAAKSKGKANIYEAIAYVKQNPSVQSLLILAIVPMVFGFPYTSMMPVFARDLMQLGPEGFGALLSISSIGAIAGSAWLSIGREMKGAGKWLVCSVIGFGLSLLLFVVTSNFLLAAIAMFLVGLTSQTYRTMSRITLQMQVPDPLRGRILSIALMDRGFIPLGAIMIGAIAGWAGTLWAGLVMGAGCVAVTLAVIFARRQIWYL; encoded by the coding sequence ATGGCGCAAGTAGAGGTTCAGTATCCAAATCAACCGAGGTTTGCCCTGCATTCTCGTTCTTTCCGGATTTTCATGGCCGGAAGCCTGTTGTCACGTGTGGGAGACTGGATGGACCTGGTTGCGTTAAACTGGGCGGTTTTGCAATTTACCAACTCGCCGTTGCATTTGGGACTGATCAACGCTTGCCGCCTGGTTCCCACCTTTTTGCTCAGCGTCCCGGCCGGTGTAATGGCGGACCGCTATGATCGGCGAAAACTGTTGATCTGGCTGCAGGTCGGGATCATGCTGCTGACGTTTTGCATCGCATATTTGATGGCTATCGGCAGCCCGTTCTGGCTGTTCGCCGCCGTGGTGACTTTGCGATCGATTCTCACGGCGATGGATCCTCCGATTCGCAATGCCCTGATTCCGAATCTGGTGCCGGAAACCAGCATGGCCAGTGCGATTGCAATCAATACCACCGTGATCAATCTGTCTCGTATTGTGGGGCCGGCGATTGCAGGAGCTTTGTTGGCCGTGATGAAAATTGAGACTGTTTTTTGGATCAGTGCGTGGAGCGTCGCCGCAGTACTGCTCTCACTGATGGTGATTCGACCTGAGTCGGATCGGGACGTGGCGGCAAAAAGCAAGGGAAAGGCAAATATTTACGAGGCGATTGCCTATGTGAAGCAGAATCCGTCTGTGCAATCACTTTTGATTCTTGCGATAGTTCCCATGGTGTTCGGATTCCCTTATACATCGATGATGCCGGTTTTTGCCAGGGATCTGATGCAGCTTGGACCGGAGGGGTTTGGCGCATTGCTTTCGATTTCGTCAATCGGTGCTATCGCGGGATCAGCATGGCTGTCCATAGGCAGAGAGATGAAGGGAGCTGGAAAATGGCTTGTCTGCTCAGTCATTGGTTTCGGCCTGTCCCTTCTTCTGTTCGTGGTGACAAGTAATTTCTTACTGGCGGCAATTGCGATGTTTCTGGTGGGACTTACGAGTCAAACGTACCGTACAATGAGCCGGATCACTCTGCAAATGCAGGTGCCCGATCCACTGCGCGGCCGAATTTTAAGTATCGCTCTGATGGACAGAGGCTTTATCCCGTTGGGAGCGATCATGATTGGCGCCATTGCCGGCTGGGCGGGCACGCTGTGGGCAGGTCTCGTCATGGGAGCCGGGTGTGTGGCAGTTACGTTGGCTGTGATCTTCGCCAGACGGCAAATCTGGTATTTGTAA
- a CDS encoding type III PLP-dependent enzyme, which produces MNATWNITANRIENLIQSLKTERKKPFCAYIYDLKQLREHVSLLTATLPSQCRLFYAVKANSDATILKALAPIVHGFEVASLGEIEKVRTVDTRIPVIFGGPAKTDDEIQGAIHHGVSLLHAESFHELRRIEYIAGQLDVVVPILLRVNLGGPLSTATLQMAGVPTQFGIEEAQVPEAIALARSLQHVDLQGFHFHAMSNNLDAEGHARFITHCVDKAQTWAGEFDLRISYLNVGGGIGVNYHDLERQFDWPVFTSQLDQLIKDHGQPNATMLFECGRYVTAACGHYAAEVLDIKQNHGKHFAVVRGGTHHFRLPAAWKHSHPFTVVPIDEWRYPFARPELSDSAVTVAGELCTPNDVLARDVVVPRIRSGDIILFRYTGAYGWAISHHDFLSHPHPEQIFLDRDDLAID; this is translated from the coding sequence ATGAACGCAACCTGGAACATAACTGCGAACCGGATCGAGAACTTGATCCAATCGCTTAAGACAGAAAGGAAGAAACCGTTCTGCGCGTACATATATGATTTGAAACAGCTTAGGGAACACGTATCGCTACTGACTGCGACTCTTCCTTCGCAATGCCGCCTTTTCTATGCGGTTAAGGCTAATTCGGATGCAACGATCCTGAAGGCTTTGGCTCCGATCGTACATGGCTTTGAGGTTGCCTCGCTGGGAGAGATTGAGAAAGTTCGGACGGTTGACACCAGGATCCCCGTGATTTTTGGCGGTCCCGCAAAGACCGATGATGAGATTCAAGGGGCGATTCACCACGGAGTCAGCCTCCTTCATGCAGAGAGCTTCCACGAATTACGCAGGATAGAGTATATCGCAGGTCAACTGGACGTTGTGGTTCCGATCCTGCTTCGTGTGAATCTAGGCGGGCCTCTTTCCACTGCCACTTTGCAGATGGCGGGTGTGCCCACTCAGTTCGGTATCGAAGAGGCGCAGGTTCCAGAAGCGATCGCCTTGGCCCGCAGTTTGCAGCATGTGGATTTACAAGGCTTTCATTTTCATGCAATGTCGAACAACCTTGACGCGGAAGGGCACGCCCGCTTTATTACGCATTGCGTCGACAAAGCGCAGACTTGGGCCGGGGAGTTTGATCTACGTATTTCGTATCTCAACGTGGGCGGCGGCATCGGGGTGAATTACCATGACCTTGAACGGCAGTTTGACTGGCCCGTTTTTACTTCCCAACTGGATCAGTTGATCAAAGACCACGGCCAGCCAAACGCGACAATGTTGTTTGAGTGCGGCAGGTATGTTACGGCGGCGTGCGGTCACTACGCAGCGGAAGTGCTCGACATTAAGCAGAACCATGGAAAGCACTTCGCGGTCGTGCGGGGCGGTACCCATCACTTCCGCCTGCCTGCCGCTTGGAAGCACAGCCATCCCTTCACCGTAGTTCCTATTGATGAGTGGCGATACCCATTTGCGCGGCCGGAACTGTCTGACAGTGCCGTTACAGTAGCCGGTGAGCTCTGCACACCCAATGATGTTCTCGCCCGGGACGTCGTGGTCCCACGGATACGGAGCGGCGACATAATTCTCTTCCGATATACGGGAGCGTACGGATGGGCCATCTCACACCATGATTTCTTAAGCCATCCGCATCCGGAACAGATCTTTCTGGATCGGGATGATTTGGCAATCGACTAG
- a CDS encoding IucA/IucC family protein, which yields MSVILRHTESDSLHLAYVNILEGHMDEEELRILQFLEKQVPELVSPFVVSIPKGRQSIMNRLAASMLREDVLGLAANSYDLQVIDSIYALNVPAIHENWRNVIRNLHEFGLENGKFYKVFPLLEGECLVFPVSRTYAFRRLEVEGAVLHVRGDRVKRLQHAVELLQLIRLKEAAVNGETQSAWGRLAEELRNGSANLALAYAFHEQKKKSLRRTANEYEAETAIELILARKKQDGNFDVSLFFEQLCVEGHNLHPGAKTKIGMEPDSVYRYAPEFEGAPDIRFVGIRRDRAEWAVLEHEEKPNAVLFGEYPELRAAVASEFAKKGISADDYVFVPVHPWQLERAIPKIYKDEIERGIVVPVAGFSVPGWATSSFRTVVPRTDEGRVRLAIKVAVDSQMTSTVRSISANTTNNAPVFTRLIRTVMQREPQLAGTFVPVCEVAGFNFKVDAKEQDHEARTAKSRNLSTVLRENVESFVKPDELAIVGSALYAESPVTGKLILVELVEMYAKTSGEQSLRWAAFQFVSDYAAMALPGFLTLMVKYGIGLEGHLQNSVPVFRDGRPVRMLFRDWGGARICGKRLEEQGLHVNFYPGSVTVTDSVKEMRNKVFYTVFQNHIGEIILQICKCFGVPERELWQEIRRISDEVFDRLEADPEHAEKAIADKEALYQAEVDHKALTKMRLATEEKGYCYSTVPNPLHEFQLEKKEVLWRK from the coding sequence ATGAGCGTAATTTTGCGGCATACAGAATCGGATTCCTTGCACCTGGCGTACGTCAATATTCTGGAAGGGCACATGGATGAGGAAGAACTCCGAATTCTTCAGTTTCTGGAAAAACAGGTCCCGGAATTGGTATCACCATTCGTGGTTTCCATTCCTAAAGGCCGACAGAGCATCATGAACCGCCTGGCAGCGTCGATGTTGCGTGAGGATGTTCTGGGACTGGCGGCAAACTCTTACGACTTGCAAGTGATTGACTCTATTTACGCATTGAACGTTCCGGCAATCCATGAGAATTGGCGAAACGTCATTAGAAATCTGCATGAATTCGGACTTGAAAACGGCAAGTTCTATAAGGTATTTCCTCTCCTTGAAGGGGAATGTCTCGTATTTCCGGTCAGCCGAACTTATGCGTTCAGGCGCCTGGAAGTGGAAGGGGCGGTCCTCCATGTGCGCGGGGATAGGGTGAAACGGCTCCAACATGCGGTGGAACTGCTGCAATTGATCCGTTTGAAGGAGGCTGCCGTGAACGGTGAGACTCAAAGCGCTTGGGGCAGGTTGGCGGAGGAATTAAGAAATGGGAGCGCCAATTTGGCACTCGCCTATGCTTTCCATGAACAAAAGAAAAAGTCGCTGCGGAGAACTGCGAACGAATATGAGGCGGAAACGGCCATCGAACTGATTCTTGCCCGCAAAAAACAGGACGGGAATTTTGATGTAAGCCTGTTTTTTGAGCAGTTGTGCGTAGAAGGGCATAATTTGCATCCTGGCGCAAAGACAAAGATTGGCATGGAACCGGACTCTGTTTATCGATACGCGCCTGAATTCGAAGGTGCTCCTGATATACGGTTCGTCGGAATTCGACGTGATCGTGCGGAATGGGCGGTTTTGGAACACGAGGAGAAGCCGAATGCTGTGTTGTTTGGTGAATATCCGGAACTTCGGGCAGCCGTTGCAAGCGAATTTGCGAAAAAAGGGATTTCGGCTGACGATTATGTATTTGTCCCGGTTCATCCCTGGCAACTGGAGAGGGCCATCCCAAAAATCTACAAGGATGAAATTGAGAGAGGAATCGTCGTTCCGGTGGCAGGCTTTTCCGTTCCGGGTTGGGCTACTTCATCTTTCCGGACTGTGGTACCGCGAACTGACGAGGGGCGCGTAAGACTTGCCATTAAGGTGGCGGTGGACAGTCAGATGACATCAACCGTTCGCTCCATTTCGGCAAATACAACAAACAACGCTCCCGTATTTACACGGTTAATCCGGACAGTTATGCAGCGTGAGCCGCAGCTTGCCGGTACGTTTGTACCGGTTTGCGAAGTGGCCGGATTCAATTTCAAGGTCGATGCGAAGGAACAGGATCACGAGGCGCGAACTGCCAAAAGCCGAAATCTGTCAACCGTGTTGAGAGAGAACGTAGAGTCATTCGTAAAACCGGACGAATTGGCAATTGTAGGTTCCGCTCTCTATGCGGAATCCCCCGTTACGGGCAAGTTGATTCTGGTTGAATTGGTTGAGATGTATGCCAAAACCTCAGGGGAACAATCGTTGCGTTGGGCAGCTTTTCAATTCGTGTCTGACTATGCGGCCATGGCGCTCCCCGGATTCCTTACCCTGATGGTGAAGTATGGAATCGGTTTGGAAGGTCACCTTCAGAACAGTGTTCCAGTCTTTCGGGACGGCCGGCCGGTTCGCATGCTGTTCCGCGATTGGGGCGGTGCGAGAATCTGCGGAAAAAGACTTGAGGAGCAAGGGCTGCATGTCAATTTCTATCCCGGTTCTGTCACGGTAACCGACAGTGTGAAAGAAATGCGCAACAAAGTGTTTTATACGGTGTTCCAAAACCACATAGGGGAGATCATCCTTCAAATATGCAAGTGCTTTGGAGTGCCCGAGCGGGAACTTTGGCAGGAGATCCGCCGGATCAGCGATGAAGTGTTTGATCGGTTGGAAGCGGATCCGGAACATGCGGAAAAAGCGATCGCGGACAAAGAAGCTCTCTATCAAGCGGAAGTCGATCACAAGGCGTTGACAAAAATGCGGTTGGCAACGGAAGAAAAAGGGTACTGCTATTCGACAGTCCCAAATCCATTACATGAGTTTCAACTGGAGAAGAAAGAAGTTTTATGGCGCAAGTAG